The Gadus macrocephalus chromosome 13, ASM3116895v1 genome includes a window with the following:
- the LOC132470611 gene encoding tensin-2-like isoform X1 encodes MGCIHSAVIRKGANQGTSMDRNPHTDPSVSPGILQLAGLTGNCHSASDLKGSITSTFQKKRGSLPRSKSVELVMEQVMERHYDFDLTYITERIISVFFLPDLEEQRYRGNLQEVAAMLKSKHQDKFLLLNLSEKRHDIASLNPKVQDYGWPDHHAPPLDRICAVCKAMDTWLISDPQNVVVLHCKGNKGKTGVIVAAYMHYSKITAGADQALTTLAMRKFCEDKVSSSLQPSQNRYIFYFGGLLSGSIKMNSSPLFLQQILIPSLPNFQAEGGYYPFLKIYQSLQLVYTSGVYDPHNSRARKLCVTMEPALLLKGDIMVKCYHRRPRSAQREVVFRVQFHTCTVHGAQLWFGKTELDSACSDDRFPPDNSVEFIFSSSPDKIKGREYQKNEPSITVDYNTSDPVVRWDSYENFNLHHQDSLEKIPHTRGPLDGSLYAQVRKRRGPGSTGAVRLSLSPTVGPPTQAAAPQPPASFSSDPGRHSASPSADRPEEPSPSAPTGPHGDGGERRAAEGEDRAGDRAGRGKERDRETAILDDAEPSGGLEGFRRGGRPCCSPGAGRPGEGVWERAREPCLASNGHHPAHRAAAAAPKNNPKSRTLPALPSKPLSPTPRHAPHLELYHRHSGHPLPELPWECPPAPMLCVHRACFPHSTPELAHPHPHSYSLPASSRECSPEGCHLVHCPGHGPPSLPTSPYRELFFQPPAAPSGCGCRDCAGRREHQSASVRLFHPLHSDKSGGLHWGREVEMQQAREGPPVWADSHWEAKREAAEFWQHKTAVQPYRVCHSSLEQPQSPDQAGSVLVLHQGYRTPPPAHLSCACIPYQSSPAESHESRGYASGYQSGSSSPLAPTSPMPGASPGRSQAAESPSRARGPSENTHHTDQTAQADVKDNKSVSPSSDPDSAAGMDVDQDYTLICSPPTQAEVRITEECVDSGTPTNTPQGVQKPSHGAASSPSLESNANTDNTVSQPPQAAPKQPPCSSTDLSENASKHSQSLGLTARIGEDNKETGSAKESGQSDTSSQTTVTIQSVTTVQMQLNGSALPGDAQGSDTASRDASSGSSTPASAQSPQGSPARGSSPQAGPPRPSPGRDSPSEPSKPPSPVPEGYSTPTFPLASYYYPLLNVPHVPYTGYTAVTIPAPQPPLPEKKRFSSSPLALNGHSSLLRAESAPSSASLASSSTSCSNTSSSSSSSSGGQHHVTFSPTVAEPPALGRRGSAQSGGREEADTKVNAKFVQDSSKYWYKPGISRDQAIAVLKDKEPGSFLIRDSNSFQGAYGLALKVTTPPLNANLNTSKGDPLEQLVRHFLIETGPRGVKIKGCQNESYFGSLSALVYQHSITPISLPCALLVPDKDLVGELQEIQSVTNTSTAANLLQHGAACNVLYLNSVETESLTGPQAISKATKCTLALSPRPTATVVHFKVSIQGITLTDGKRRLFFRRHYPINSVTFSSLDPKDQRWTNSNSTSSKIFGFVARRTGSTTENVCHLFAEIDPEQPAVAIVNFINKVMLGPQLRR; translated from the exons TTGACCGGCAACTGTCACTCTGCATCTGACCTG AAGGGCTCCATTACCTCTACATTTCAAAAGAAGAGGGGCTCCTTACCCAG GAGCAAGAGTGTGGAGCTGGTGATGGAGCAGGTGATGGAGCGCCACTATGACTTCGACCTCACCTACATCACCGAGAGGATCATATCCGTCTTCTTCCTGCCCGACCTGGAGGAGCAGCGTTATCGTGGAAACCTGCAGGAAGTGGCGGCCATGCTGAAATCCAAACACCAGGACAAGTTTCTG CTCCTGAATTTGTCAGAGAAGAGACACGACATCGCAAGCCTTAACCCAAAG GTACAGGACTACGGCTGGCCCGACCACCACGCCCCGCCACTGGACAGGATCTGCGCTGTGTGCAAGGCCATGGACACCTGGTTGATCTCTGACCCCCAGAACGTGGTGGTCCTGCACTGCAAG GGTAACAAAGGAAAGACTGGCGTCATTGTGGCCGCCTACATGCACTATAGCAAGATAACTGCAGG GGCTGACCAGGCACTCACAACCCTGGCCATGAGGAAGTTCTGTGAAGATAAAGTTTCCTCCTCTCTACAGCCCTCTCAGAACAG GTACATCTTCTACTTTGGGGGTCTGTTGTCCGGCTCCATCAAGATGAACAGCAGTCCTCTGTTCCTACAGCAGATCCTCATTCCATCGCTGCCAAACTTCCAGGCAGAGGGAG GTTACTATCCCTTCCTGAAGATATATCAGTCTCTCCAGCTGGTTTACACCTCCGGCGTCTA tgACCCCCACAACTCCAGAGCCAGGAAGCTGTGTGTGACCATGGAACCAGCTTTGTTGTTGAAAGGGGACATCATG GTCAAGTGTTACCACCGACGGCCTCGCAGCGCCCAGAGAGAGGTCGTCTTCAGGGTTCAGTTCCACACCTGCACGGTCCACGGAGCCCAGCTGTGGTTCGGCAAGACTGAGCTGGACTCGGCCTGCTCAG ATGACAGATTCCCTCCCGATAACTCGGTGGAGTTCATCTTCTCCAGCAGTCCAGACAAAATAAAAG GGCGCGAATATCAGAAGAATGAGCCCTCCATCACAGTAGACTACAACACGTCTGACCCGGTGGTGAGATGGGACTCCTATGAGAACTTCAACCTACACCACCAAGACAGCCTGGAGA AGATCCCTCACACACGGGGCCCTTTGGACGGCAGTCTGTACGCCCAGGTGAGGAAGCGGCGGGGCCCGGGGTCGACCGGGGCCGTACGCCTGTCTCTGAGCCCCACGGTGGGGCCCCCGACACAGGCCGCCGCTCCGCAGCCTCCCGCCTCCTTCAGCTCCGACCCGGGCCGCCACTCGGCCTCGCCCTCCGCTGACCGGCCGGAGGAGCCGTCCCCCAGTGCCCCGACGGGCCCgcacggggacgggggggagaggagggccgCGGAGGGGGAGGACAGAGCCGGGGACAGAGCCGGGAGGGGCAAAGAGCGGGACAGGGAGACGGCCATCCTGGACGACGCCGAGCCCtcgggggggctggagggcttCAGGCGGGGGGGGCGTCCGTGCTGCAGTCCCGGGGCGGGGAggccgggggagggggtctGGGAGAGGGCCAGAGAGCCGTGCCTCGCCAGCAACGGGCACCATCCCGCTcaccgcgccgccgccgccgcccccaagAACAACCCCAAGAGCCGCACGCTGCCCGCCCTACCGTCCaaacccctctcccccaccccgcGCCACGCCCCGCACCTGGAGCTGTACCACCGCCACAGCGGGCACCCGCTGCCGGAGCTGCCCTGGGAGTGTCCGCCCGCCCCCATGCTCTGCGTCCACCGGGCGTGCTTCCCCCACTCCACCCCGGAGctggcccacccccacccccacagctACAGCCTGCCCGCCTCCAGCCGGGAGTGCTCCCCGGAGGGGTGTCACCTGGTCCACTGCCCCGGCCACGGGCCGCCCTCCCTGCCCACTAGCCCCTACAGAGAGCTGTTCTTCCAACCGCCGGCGGCGCCCTCTGGCTGCGGCTGCAGGGACTGCGCCGGCCGGAGGGAGCACCAGTCGGCGTCGGTCCGGCTGTTCCATCCGCTGCACTCGGACAAATCGGGGGGCCTGCACTGGGGCCGGGAGGTGGAGATGCAGCAGGCGAGAGAGGGACCCCCGGTGTGGGCCGACAGCCACTGGGAGGCCAAGAGAGAGGCTGCAGAGTTCTGGCAGCACAAGACAGCCGTGCAGCCGTATCGCGTGTGCCATTCTTCACTAGAGCAGCCTCAGAGCCCGGACCAAGCAGGGTCTGTCCTGGTGCTCCACCAGGGGTACCGTACCCCGCCGCCAGCCCATCTCTCCTGTGCCTGCATCCCTTATCAGTCCTCCCCAGCAGAGAGCCATGAGAGCAGAGGCTATGCTTCGGGGTACCAGTCTGGATCCTCCTCACCGCTGGCTCCCACCAGCCCGATGCCGGGAGCCTCTCCTGGGAGGAGTCAGGCAGCGGAGAGCCCTTCCAGAGCCAGGGGCCCGTCAGAGAATACCCACCACACAG ATCAAACGGCCCAGGCTGACGTGAAGGACAACAAGTCTGTGAGTCCTTCAAGTGACCCAGACAGTGCTGCTGGAATGGATGTGGACCAGGACTATACGCTCATATGCAGCCCCCCAACACAAGCTGAAGTCAG GATCACAGAGGAATGTGTTGACAGCGGGACCCCCACGAACACTCCCCAGGGGGTCCAGAAGCCGAGCCACGGAGCTGCGTCCTCGCCCTCTCTGGAGTCCAACGCAAACACCGACAACACTGTGTCCCAACCACCACAAGCAGCCCCAAAGCAACCCCCCTGCTCATCCACTGACCTGTCAGAAAACGCGAGCAAGCATTCACAGAGTCTGGGGTTAACGGCCAGGATCGGGGAAGACAACAAAGAAACAGGAAGTGCAAAGGAATCCGGCCAATCAGACACGTCCTCTCAAACCACTGTAACCATTCAGTCGGTGACCACGGTCCAAATGCAGCTCAATGGCTCCGCCCTCCCTGGCGACGCCCAGGGGTCCGACACGGCCAGCAGAGACGCGTCCAGCGGAAGCTCCACGCCGGCGTCTGCACAGTCTCCCCAAGGCTCCCCGGCCAGGGGGTCCTCCCCCCAGGCCGGCCCCCCGAGACCGTCCCCCGGCCGGGACAGCCCGTCCGAGCCGTCCAAACCCCCGTCGCCGGTGCCCGAGGGCTACAGCACCCCCACCTTCCCCCTGGCGTCGTACTACTACCCGCTGCTCAACGTGCCCCACGTGCCCTACACGGGGTACACCGCCGTCACCAtccccgccccccagcccccgctGCCCGAGAAGAagcgcttctcctcctccccgctggCGCTCAACGGCCACAGCTCGCTGCTCAGGGCGGAGTCGGCACCTTCCTCCGCCtccctcgcctcctcctccacctcctgctccaacacctcgtcgtcgtcgtcgtcgtcgtccggCGGCCAGCATCACGTCACCTTCTCCCCCACCGTGGCCGAGCCCCCCGCCCTGGGACGACGAGGGTCCGCTCAGTCCGGCGGTAGAGAGGAAGCAGACACAAAGGTCAACGCAAAGTTTGTCCAAGACAGCTCCAAGTACTGGTACAAACCGGGCATCTCCAGGGATCAAG CTATAGCAGTGCTGAAGGACAAGGAGCCCGGGTCCTTCCTCATCAGAGACAGTAACTCCTTCCAGGGGGCGTACGGTCTGGCCCTCAAGGTCACCACTCCTCCCCTGAACGCCAACCTCAACACCAGCAAAG GAGATCCGCTGGAGCAGCTGGTGAGACACTTCCTGATCGAGACGGGCCCCCGGGGCGTGAAGATCAAGGGCTGTCAGAACGAGTCGTACTTTG GAAGTTTGTCTGCGCTGGTATACCAGCATTCAATCACTCCCATCTCCCTGCCCTGTGCGCTGCTCGTCCCAGACAAGG ATCTGGTTGGAGAGCTCCAGGAGATACAGAGTGTCACCAACACGAGCACGGCGGCAAATCTCCTCCAGCATGGAGCAG CATGCAATGTGTTGTATCTGAACTCTGTGGAAACCGAATCGCTGACAGGGCCCCAGGCCATCTCCAAGGCAACCAAATGCACCCTGGCCCTGAGTCCACGTCCCACGGCCACTGTGGTCCACTTCAAAGTGTCCATTCAGGGCATCACTCTGACGGACGGAAAGCGAAG GCTATTTTTCAGAAGACACTACCCAATCAACAGTGTGACGTTCAGCAGCTTAGACCCAAAGGACCAGAG GTGGACTAACTCTAATAGCACATCAAGCAA GATATTTGGCTTTGTGGCGCGGCGGACAGGAAGTACAACCGAGAACGTGTGTCACCTGTTTGCAGAGATCGACCCAGAGCAGCCTGCAGTCGCCATCGTCAACTTTATTAACAAAGTCATGCTGGGCCCACAGCTTCGCAGATGA
- the LOC132470611 gene encoding tensin-2-like isoform X2, which produces MGCIHSAVIRKGANQGTSMDRNPHTDPSVSPGILQLAGLTGNCHSASDLKGSITSTFQKKRGSLPRSKSVELVMEQVMERHYDFDLTYITERIISVFFLPDLEEQRYRGNLQEVAAMLKSKHQDKFLLLNLSEKRHDIASLNPKVQDYGWPDHHAPPLDRICAVCKAMDTWLISDPQNVVVLHCKGNKGKTGVIVAAYMHYSKITAGADQALTTLAMRKFCEDKVSSSLQPSQNRYIFYFGGLLSGSIKMNSSPLFLQQILIPSLPNFQAEGGYYPFLKIYQSLQLVYTSGVYDPHNSRARKLCVTMEPALLLKGDIMVKCYHRRPRSAQREVVFRVQFHTCTVHGAQLWFGKTELDSACSDDRFPPDNSVEFIFSSSPDKIKGREYQKNEPSITVDYNTSDPVVRWDSYENFNLHHQDSLEKIPHTRGPLDGSLYAQVRKRRGPGSTGAVRLSLSPTVGPPTQAAAPQPPASFSSDPGRHSASPSADRPEEPSPSAPTGPHGDGGERRAAEGEDRAGDRAGRGKERDRETAILDDAEPSGGLEGFRRGGRPCCSPGAGRPGEGVWERAREPCLASNGHHPAHRAAAAAPKNNPKSRTLPALPSKPLSPTPRHAPHLELYHRHSGHPLPELPWECPPAPMLCVHRACFPHSTPELAHPHPHSYSLPASSRECSPEGCHLVHCPGHGPPSLPTSPYRELFFQPPAAPSGCGCRDCAGRREHQSASVRLFHPLHSDKSGGLHWGREVEMQQAREGPPVWADSHWEAKREAAEFWQHKTAVQPYRVCHSSLEQPQSPDQAGSVLVLHQGYRTPPPAHLSCACIPYQSSPAESHESRGYASGYQSGSSSPLAPTSPMPGASPGRSQAAESPSRARGPSENTHHTDQTAQADVKDNKSVSPSSDPDSAAGMDVDQDYTLICSPPTQAEVRITEECVDSGTPTNTPQGVQKPSHGAASSPSLESNANTDNTVSQPPQAAPKQPPCSSTDLSENASKHSQSLGLTARIGEDNKETGSAKESGQSDTSSQTTVTIQSVTTVQMQLNGSALPGDAQGSDTASRDASSGSSTPASAQSPQGSPARGSSPQAGPPRPSPGRDSPSEPSKPPSPVPEGYSTPTFPLASYYYPLLNVPHVPYTGYTAVTIPAPQPPLPEKKRFSSSPLALNGHSSLLRAESAPSSASLASSSTSCSNTSSSSSSSSGGQHHVTFSPTVAEPPALGRRGSAQSGGREEADTKVNAKFVQDSSKYWYKPGISRDQAIAVLKDKEPGSFLIRDSNSFQGAYGLALKVTTPPLNANLNTSKGDPLEQLVRHFLIETGPRGVKIKGCQNESYFGSLSALVYQHSITPISLPCALLVPDKDLVGELQEIQSVTNTSTAANLLQHGAACNVLYLNSVETESLTGPQAISKATKCTLALSPRPTATVVHFKVSIQGITLTDGKRRLFFRRHYPINSVTFSSLDPKDQRIFGFVARRTGSTTENVCHLFAEIDPEQPAVAIVNFINKVMLGPQLRR; this is translated from the exons TTGACCGGCAACTGTCACTCTGCATCTGACCTG AAGGGCTCCATTACCTCTACATTTCAAAAGAAGAGGGGCTCCTTACCCAG GAGCAAGAGTGTGGAGCTGGTGATGGAGCAGGTGATGGAGCGCCACTATGACTTCGACCTCACCTACATCACCGAGAGGATCATATCCGTCTTCTTCCTGCCCGACCTGGAGGAGCAGCGTTATCGTGGAAACCTGCAGGAAGTGGCGGCCATGCTGAAATCCAAACACCAGGACAAGTTTCTG CTCCTGAATTTGTCAGAGAAGAGACACGACATCGCAAGCCTTAACCCAAAG GTACAGGACTACGGCTGGCCCGACCACCACGCCCCGCCACTGGACAGGATCTGCGCTGTGTGCAAGGCCATGGACACCTGGTTGATCTCTGACCCCCAGAACGTGGTGGTCCTGCACTGCAAG GGTAACAAAGGAAAGACTGGCGTCATTGTGGCCGCCTACATGCACTATAGCAAGATAACTGCAGG GGCTGACCAGGCACTCACAACCCTGGCCATGAGGAAGTTCTGTGAAGATAAAGTTTCCTCCTCTCTACAGCCCTCTCAGAACAG GTACATCTTCTACTTTGGGGGTCTGTTGTCCGGCTCCATCAAGATGAACAGCAGTCCTCTGTTCCTACAGCAGATCCTCATTCCATCGCTGCCAAACTTCCAGGCAGAGGGAG GTTACTATCCCTTCCTGAAGATATATCAGTCTCTCCAGCTGGTTTACACCTCCGGCGTCTA tgACCCCCACAACTCCAGAGCCAGGAAGCTGTGTGTGACCATGGAACCAGCTTTGTTGTTGAAAGGGGACATCATG GTCAAGTGTTACCACCGACGGCCTCGCAGCGCCCAGAGAGAGGTCGTCTTCAGGGTTCAGTTCCACACCTGCACGGTCCACGGAGCCCAGCTGTGGTTCGGCAAGACTGAGCTGGACTCGGCCTGCTCAG ATGACAGATTCCCTCCCGATAACTCGGTGGAGTTCATCTTCTCCAGCAGTCCAGACAAAATAAAAG GGCGCGAATATCAGAAGAATGAGCCCTCCATCACAGTAGACTACAACACGTCTGACCCGGTGGTGAGATGGGACTCCTATGAGAACTTCAACCTACACCACCAAGACAGCCTGGAGA AGATCCCTCACACACGGGGCCCTTTGGACGGCAGTCTGTACGCCCAGGTGAGGAAGCGGCGGGGCCCGGGGTCGACCGGGGCCGTACGCCTGTCTCTGAGCCCCACGGTGGGGCCCCCGACACAGGCCGCCGCTCCGCAGCCTCCCGCCTCCTTCAGCTCCGACCCGGGCCGCCACTCGGCCTCGCCCTCCGCTGACCGGCCGGAGGAGCCGTCCCCCAGTGCCCCGACGGGCCCgcacggggacgggggggagaggagggccgCGGAGGGGGAGGACAGAGCCGGGGACAGAGCCGGGAGGGGCAAAGAGCGGGACAGGGAGACGGCCATCCTGGACGACGCCGAGCCCtcgggggggctggagggcttCAGGCGGGGGGGGCGTCCGTGCTGCAGTCCCGGGGCGGGGAggccgggggagggggtctGGGAGAGGGCCAGAGAGCCGTGCCTCGCCAGCAACGGGCACCATCCCGCTcaccgcgccgccgccgccgcccccaagAACAACCCCAAGAGCCGCACGCTGCCCGCCCTACCGTCCaaacccctctcccccaccccgcGCCACGCCCCGCACCTGGAGCTGTACCACCGCCACAGCGGGCACCCGCTGCCGGAGCTGCCCTGGGAGTGTCCGCCCGCCCCCATGCTCTGCGTCCACCGGGCGTGCTTCCCCCACTCCACCCCGGAGctggcccacccccacccccacagctACAGCCTGCCCGCCTCCAGCCGGGAGTGCTCCCCGGAGGGGTGTCACCTGGTCCACTGCCCCGGCCACGGGCCGCCCTCCCTGCCCACTAGCCCCTACAGAGAGCTGTTCTTCCAACCGCCGGCGGCGCCCTCTGGCTGCGGCTGCAGGGACTGCGCCGGCCGGAGGGAGCACCAGTCGGCGTCGGTCCGGCTGTTCCATCCGCTGCACTCGGACAAATCGGGGGGCCTGCACTGGGGCCGGGAGGTGGAGATGCAGCAGGCGAGAGAGGGACCCCCGGTGTGGGCCGACAGCCACTGGGAGGCCAAGAGAGAGGCTGCAGAGTTCTGGCAGCACAAGACAGCCGTGCAGCCGTATCGCGTGTGCCATTCTTCACTAGAGCAGCCTCAGAGCCCGGACCAAGCAGGGTCTGTCCTGGTGCTCCACCAGGGGTACCGTACCCCGCCGCCAGCCCATCTCTCCTGTGCCTGCATCCCTTATCAGTCCTCCCCAGCAGAGAGCCATGAGAGCAGAGGCTATGCTTCGGGGTACCAGTCTGGATCCTCCTCACCGCTGGCTCCCACCAGCCCGATGCCGGGAGCCTCTCCTGGGAGGAGTCAGGCAGCGGAGAGCCCTTCCAGAGCCAGGGGCCCGTCAGAGAATACCCACCACACAG ATCAAACGGCCCAGGCTGACGTGAAGGACAACAAGTCTGTGAGTCCTTCAAGTGACCCAGACAGTGCTGCTGGAATGGATGTGGACCAGGACTATACGCTCATATGCAGCCCCCCAACACAAGCTGAAGTCAG GATCACAGAGGAATGTGTTGACAGCGGGACCCCCACGAACACTCCCCAGGGGGTCCAGAAGCCGAGCCACGGAGCTGCGTCCTCGCCCTCTCTGGAGTCCAACGCAAACACCGACAACACTGTGTCCCAACCACCACAAGCAGCCCCAAAGCAACCCCCCTGCTCATCCACTGACCTGTCAGAAAACGCGAGCAAGCATTCACAGAGTCTGGGGTTAACGGCCAGGATCGGGGAAGACAACAAAGAAACAGGAAGTGCAAAGGAATCCGGCCAATCAGACACGTCCTCTCAAACCACTGTAACCATTCAGTCGGTGACCACGGTCCAAATGCAGCTCAATGGCTCCGCCCTCCCTGGCGACGCCCAGGGGTCCGACACGGCCAGCAGAGACGCGTCCAGCGGAAGCTCCACGCCGGCGTCTGCACAGTCTCCCCAAGGCTCCCCGGCCAGGGGGTCCTCCCCCCAGGCCGGCCCCCCGAGACCGTCCCCCGGCCGGGACAGCCCGTCCGAGCCGTCCAAACCCCCGTCGCCGGTGCCCGAGGGCTACAGCACCCCCACCTTCCCCCTGGCGTCGTACTACTACCCGCTGCTCAACGTGCCCCACGTGCCCTACACGGGGTACACCGCCGTCACCAtccccgccccccagcccccgctGCCCGAGAAGAagcgcttctcctcctccccgctggCGCTCAACGGCCACAGCTCGCTGCTCAGGGCGGAGTCGGCACCTTCCTCCGCCtccctcgcctcctcctccacctcctgctccaacacctcgtcgtcgtcgtcgtcgtcgtccggCGGCCAGCATCACGTCACCTTCTCCCCCACCGTGGCCGAGCCCCCCGCCCTGGGACGACGAGGGTCCGCTCAGTCCGGCGGTAGAGAGGAAGCAGACACAAAGGTCAACGCAAAGTTTGTCCAAGACAGCTCCAAGTACTGGTACAAACCGGGCATCTCCAGGGATCAAG CTATAGCAGTGCTGAAGGACAAGGAGCCCGGGTCCTTCCTCATCAGAGACAGTAACTCCTTCCAGGGGGCGTACGGTCTGGCCCTCAAGGTCACCACTCCTCCCCTGAACGCCAACCTCAACACCAGCAAAG GAGATCCGCTGGAGCAGCTGGTGAGACACTTCCTGATCGAGACGGGCCCCCGGGGCGTGAAGATCAAGGGCTGTCAGAACGAGTCGTACTTTG GAAGTTTGTCTGCGCTGGTATACCAGCATTCAATCACTCCCATCTCCCTGCCCTGTGCGCTGCTCGTCCCAGACAAGG ATCTGGTTGGAGAGCTCCAGGAGATACAGAGTGTCACCAACACGAGCACGGCGGCAAATCTCCTCCAGCATGGAGCAG CATGCAATGTGTTGTATCTGAACTCTGTGGAAACCGAATCGCTGACAGGGCCCCAGGCCATCTCCAAGGCAACCAAATGCACCCTGGCCCTGAGTCCACGTCCCACGGCCACTGTGGTCCACTTCAAAGTGTCCATTCAGGGCATCACTCTGACGGACGGAAAGCGAAG GCTATTTTTCAGAAGACACTACCCAATCAACAGTGTGACGTTCAGCAGCTTAGACCCAAAGGACCAGAG GATATTTGGCTTTGTGGCGCGGCGGACAGGAAGTACAACCGAGAACGTGTGTCACCTGTTTGCAGAGATCGACCCAGAGCAGCCTGCAGTCGCCATCGTCAACTTTATTAACAAAGTCATGCTGGGCCCACAGCTTCGCAGATGA